In one Rhodococcus sp. B50 genomic region, the following are encoded:
- a CDS encoding CitMHS family transporter produces MLVVLGFLMVATFMYLIMSKRATPVVGLILVPVAFGLIAGAGTGIGDMIVDGVESLAPTAALLFFAIIFFGIMIDVGLFDPLVRLILRLVRDDPARLVIGTAVLAMVVSLDGDGSTTFIITTSALLPLYLKLKVSPVVLTVVAGLANATMNIIPWGGPTVRAASALGLSPSEVFVPMIPSLVVGLVIVLGFAAHLGVTERRRIGRLVWKPEVVSLGAGPSGVGTVGGDTDATDGEVGQLAAGLDPDRPTLRPRLLPFNALLTVALLVVLGLDILPIPVLFMIAAGLALAVNFPRVVDQSAAIARHSSSIVSVVAMVFAAAVLTGVFQGTGMVESMALWLTGVVPDTLGPFLAVITGLLSIPFTFFMTNDAFYFGVLPVLAETASQYGIEPVEMARASITGQPVHMQSPLVPAILLLVTLAGVPLADHHRKVLWRAGVVSVAMLVVGVLLGQIPFG; encoded by the coding sequence ATGCTCGTCGTCCTCGGCTTCCTGATGGTCGCCACGTTCATGTACCTGATCATGTCGAAACGGGCCACGCCGGTCGTCGGCCTGATCCTGGTACCCGTCGCGTTCGGTCTGATCGCCGGAGCCGGTACCGGCATCGGCGACATGATCGTCGACGGCGTCGAAAGTCTCGCCCCGACAGCGGCCCTGCTGTTCTTCGCGATCATCTTCTTCGGGATCATGATCGACGTCGGCCTGTTCGATCCGCTCGTGCGGCTCATCCTGCGACTCGTCCGCGACGACCCGGCACGGCTGGTGATCGGCACCGCGGTGCTCGCGATGGTCGTCTCCCTCGACGGGGACGGGTCCACGACGTTCATCATCACCACCTCCGCGCTGCTGCCGCTCTACCTGAAACTGAAGGTCAGCCCCGTCGTCCTCACCGTCGTCGCCGGGCTGGCGAACGCCACGATGAACATCATCCCGTGGGGTGGACCGACGGTGCGCGCCGCGAGCGCCCTCGGGTTGTCCCCGTCCGAGGTCTTCGTCCCGATGATTCCGTCGCTCGTCGTCGGACTCGTCATCGTCCTGGGCTTCGCTGCACATCTGGGCGTCACCGAACGTCGCCGCATCGGGCGGCTCGTGTGGAAGCCCGAGGTCGTGTCGCTCGGCGCCGGTCCTTCGGGGGTGGGCACGGTCGGCGGAGACACGGATGCCACCGACGGAGAGGTCGGGCAGCTCGCCGCCGGCCTCGACCCCGACCGCCCGACTCTGCGTCCGCGGCTGCTGCCCTTCAACGCACTGCTCACGGTGGCACTGCTCGTCGTCCTCGGCCTCGACATCCTGCCGATCCCCGTGCTGTTCATGATCGCGGCGGGCCTCGCGCTGGCCGTGAACTTCCCGCGCGTGGTCGACCAGTCCGCCGCGATCGCGCGGCACTCGTCGAGCATCGTGTCGGTCGTCGCGATGGTGTTCGCCGCGGCGGTCCTGACCGGAGTGTTCCAGGGCACCGGGATGGTCGAGTCCATGGCGCTGTGGCTGACCGGGGTCGTCCCCGACACACTCGGTCCGTTCCTCGCGGTCATCACAGGTCTGCTCAGCATTCCCTTCACCTTCTTCATGACCAATGACGCCTTCTACTTCGGAGTGCTGCCCGTCCTGGCCGAGACGGCGTCCCAGTACGGCATCGAACCGGTCGAGATGGCACGCGCGTCCATCACCGGCCAGCCGGTACACATGCAGAGTCCGCTGGTTCCGGCGATCCTGCTGCTGGTGACCCTCGCCGGGGTGCCGCTGGCCGACCATCACCGCAAGGTGCTGTGGCGCGCCGGGGTGGTGTCGGTCGCGATGCTCGTGGTGGGGGTACTCCTCGGGCAGATTCCGTTCGGGTGA
- a CDS encoding DUF3239 domain-containing protein, translated as MRRFDFPVDLPHAKAVNQTLADVRRLRWSAIFVGVVCIAGAVGLLLLGAAWAYIVAAVLAVAAATSAWVALWAPRKVGTIEQLYRDSPLVPAVVAAKRARGLTLLSLVDIAKPETSGRHFALVTRNVEAVPGHRIAIGERVPCAAVLSDRTTRNDSGMWQMVGPMPIAWGTRDQKVIADAVAQIPEVEWRVLKDKLKMVDQVDATDERRLELSSKELPAELR; from the coding sequence GTGCGCCGCTTCGACTTCCCCGTGGACCTGCCCCATGCCAAGGCCGTGAACCAGACCCTCGCGGACGTCCGTCGTCTGCGGTGGTCGGCGATATTCGTCGGCGTGGTGTGCATCGCGGGTGCGGTGGGTCTGCTCCTGCTCGGCGCGGCCTGGGCGTACATCGTCGCCGCCGTGCTGGCGGTCGCGGCCGCGACGTCGGCGTGGGTGGCGCTGTGGGCGCCGCGCAAAGTGGGGACCATCGAGCAGCTCTACCGCGACAGCCCGCTCGTTCCGGCCGTCGTCGCCGCCAAGCGTGCTCGCGGATTGACGCTGCTCTCGCTGGTCGACATCGCCAAGCCCGAGACGTCGGGCCGGCACTTCGCCCTCGTCACCCGCAATGTGGAGGCGGTACCGGGCCATCGGATCGCGATCGGTGAGCGGGTGCCGTGCGCCGCCGTCCTCTCCGACCGTACGACCCGCAACGACTCGGGTATGTGGCAGATGGTCGGCCCGATGCCGATCGCCTGGGGTACGCGTGATCAGAAGGTCATCGCCGATGCGGTCGCGCAGATTCCCGAGGTGGAGTGGCGTGTGCTGAAGGACAAGCTGAAGATGGTGGATCAGGTCGACGCCACCGACGAGCGTCGCCTCGAATTGTCGAGCAAGGAACTGCCGGCCGAGCTGCGGTGA
- a CDS encoding GNAT family N-acetyltransferase: MERRTLTDGAVVLSPPESADVDAITDACRDPLIARWTTVPSPYARTDALYFVQDVVPAKWESGCPDWAVRTSEDGVLCGMVGFVPREGSDPEIGYWIAPTTRRHGLATAAVRLACDFAFAPDGMNVRRVAWRAFVGNRASAAVARRVGFRYEGIVRNGLLQRGVPRDVWVAGLSADDPHGPTDDWPL; this comes from the coding sequence ATGGAACGACGTACGCTGACCGATGGCGCGGTGGTGCTCTCACCACCGGAGTCTGCCGATGTCGACGCCATCACCGACGCGTGCCGGGATCCTCTGATCGCCCGGTGGACCACTGTCCCCTCCCCTTACGCCCGTACCGACGCACTGTATTTCGTCCAGGACGTCGTTCCGGCCAAGTGGGAGAGCGGCTGCCCGGATTGGGCCGTGCGCACCTCCGAGGACGGAGTGCTGTGCGGCATGGTCGGATTCGTGCCGCGCGAGGGTTCGGATCCGGAGATCGGGTACTGGATCGCCCCGACGACGCGACGCCACGGACTCGCGACCGCCGCGGTGCGATTGGCATGTGATTTCGCATTCGCCCCGGACGGCATGAACGTCCGGCGGGTCGCCTGGCGTGCCTTCGTCGGCAACCGTGCCTCCGCCGCTGTCGCACGGCGGGTCGGATTCCGGTACGAGGGCATCGTCCGCAACGGTCTGCTCCAGCGCGGCGTGCCGCGGGACGTGTGGGTCGCCGGACTGTCTGCCGACGACCCACACGGACCTACGGACGACTGGCCGCTCTAG
- a CDS encoding LLM class F420-dependent oxidoreductase — protein sequence MRFGLFVPQGWRLDLVGIDPADQWQVMRDLAVRADDGPWESIWVYDHFHTVPQPTDEATHEAWTLVSAFAAVTERVRIGQMCTAMAYRNPAYLAKVAATTDIISGGRIEMGIGGGWYEHEWRAYGYGFPSAGERLRRLDEGVQIFRQAWTTGSATFSGRHYTVDGAIVRPLPLQEGGIPLWIAGGGEKVTLKIAAKYAQYTNFDGTPEGFARKSDILREHCAEVGTDFDAIVRSANYNVAIGRTEAEVQDRLEALRARLEPIVGAEKADGALDAFRGMPAVGTPEQIVENLTALKNQGLEYAIFYVPEAAYDTSGLELLEKEVLPRLA from the coding sequence ATGCGCTTCGGATTGTTCGTCCCCCAGGGCTGGCGACTGGACCTCGTCGGCATCGATCCCGCCGACCAGTGGCAGGTGATGCGCGACCTCGCGGTCCGCGCCGACGACGGCCCGTGGGAGTCGATCTGGGTGTACGACCACTTCCACACCGTCCCTCAGCCCACCGACGAAGCCACCCACGAGGCATGGACCCTCGTGTCGGCCTTCGCAGCCGTCACCGAGCGCGTGCGCATCGGCCAGATGTGCACCGCCATGGCCTACCGCAACCCGGCCTACCTCGCGAAGGTCGCGGCCACCACCGACATCATCTCCGGCGGACGCATCGAGATGGGGATCGGTGGCGGATGGTACGAACATGAATGGCGCGCATATGGTTACGGTTTTCCGTCGGCGGGTGAGCGACTGCGCCGCCTCGACGAGGGCGTGCAGATCTTCCGGCAGGCCTGGACCACCGGTTCCGCGACCTTCTCCGGAAGGCACTACACCGTCGACGGTGCCATCGTCCGTCCGCTTCCCCTGCAAGAGGGCGGTATTCCGCTGTGGATCGCAGGCGGCGGCGAGAAGGTGACCTTGAAGATCGCTGCGAAGTACGCGCAGTACACCAACTTCGACGGCACACCCGAAGGGTTCGCGCGCAAGTCGGACATCTTGCGAGAGCACTGCGCCGAGGTCGGTACCGACTTCGATGCCATCGTGCGGTCCGCGAATTACAACGTGGCGATCGGCCGCACCGAGGCCGAGGTACAGGACCGACTCGAGGCGTTGCGTGCACGTCTCGAACCGATCGTCGGTGCGGAGAAGGCCGACGGGGCACTCGATGCGTTCCGGGGAATGCCGGCCGTCGGCACCCCGGAGCAGATCGTGGAGAACCTCACTGCGCTGAAGAATCAGGGCCTCGAGTACGCGATCTTCTATGTTCCCGAGGCCGCGTACGACACTTCGGGGCTGGAACTGCTCGAGAAGGAAGTGCTTCCGCGCCTCGCATGA
- a CDS encoding MFS transporter produces the protein MRAGFDPKPLITTVFVPSAIFGIGQGAGAPVLALLARELGASVPVAGVIVALVALGAVIGDLPAGSIVARLGERRAIIAGTALGTVGVLVSVTAWTAAVLAVGALLTGFANAVWGLARQSYLAEAVPIERRARAMAAFATMWRLGFFLGPFLGAGVIHFVGVRGGLAVQVVGVVLSGVLMARAPDTGRRAGSGTAGPGAHVSLGTILRRHRRLLGTLGAGSLLMGAARASREAVLPLWASHIGLDAATVSIVFGIGGAVDMLCSYPAGQLMDRFGRRAVAVPSLLVIGTAFLILPVADDLASLAAVAVVLGIGNGLGNGVIMTLGADTAPPATRAEFLAAWRLTHDTGMFAGPFAVGAVATVSLAAGALTVGGLALLGAACMFRFVPRYSPWPRRTLEPVAPAEPAPPAAPAEPAPNTVTSTLGPACASDCSSPRAGDWTSSASIPPTSGR, from the coding sequence ATGAGGGCGGGGTTCGATCCGAAACCACTGATTACGACGGTCTTCGTGCCGTCCGCGATCTTCGGGATCGGTCAGGGTGCGGGCGCCCCCGTCCTGGCGCTGCTGGCACGCGAACTCGGTGCGTCGGTGCCGGTGGCAGGGGTGATCGTCGCGCTCGTCGCGCTCGGCGCCGTCATCGGCGACCTGCCGGCGGGAAGCATCGTCGCGAGGCTGGGGGAGCGTCGCGCGATCATCGCAGGTACCGCCCTGGGAACCGTCGGTGTCCTCGTCTCGGTCACGGCCTGGACAGCGGCGGTTCTCGCTGTGGGTGCGCTGCTCACCGGGTTCGCGAACGCGGTGTGGGGTCTGGCGAGGCAGAGCTATCTCGCCGAGGCCGTGCCGATCGAGAGACGAGCGCGGGCCATGGCGGCCTTCGCCACGATGTGGCGGCTCGGCTTCTTTCTCGGCCCGTTCCTCGGTGCCGGCGTCATCCACTTCGTGGGAGTCCGGGGAGGACTCGCGGTGCAGGTCGTGGGGGTCGTGCTGTCGGGCGTACTGATGGCCCGGGCACCGGATACCGGGCGCCGTGCGGGTTCCGGGACCGCCGGGCCCGGCGCTCACGTGTCGCTCGGCACGATCCTGCGGCGGCACCGTCGGCTGCTCGGCACACTCGGCGCCGGGTCGTTGCTGATGGGTGCGGCCCGGGCGTCGCGCGAAGCGGTACTTCCGCTGTGGGCGAGCCATATCGGACTCGATGCGGCCACCGTCTCGATCGTCTTCGGGATCGGCGGTGCCGTCGACATGCTCTGCTCGTATCCGGCCGGGCAACTGATGGACCGGTTCGGGCGCCGGGCGGTAGCGGTGCCGTCGCTGCTGGTGATCGGCACGGCATTCCTGATCCTGCCGGTCGCCGACGACCTGGCCTCGCTCGCGGCGGTCGCCGTGGTGCTCGGCATCGGGAACGGTCTGGGCAACGGCGTGATCATGACGCTCGGCGCCGACACGGCCCCACCCGCGACACGGGCGGAGTTCCTGGCCGCTTGGCGGCTCACCCACGACACCGGGATGTTCGCCGGTCCGTTCGCCGTCGGCGCCGTCGCCACGGTGTCTCTCGCCGCCGGGGCGCTGACCGTGGGTGGCCTCGCTCTGCTCGGCGCGGCCTGCATGTTCCGCTTCGTTCCGCGATACTCGCCGTGGCCGCGTCGCACACTGGAACCGGTGGCGCCGGCCGAACCGGCACCACCGGCGGCGCCGGCCGAACCGGCACCGAACACCGTCACTTCGACCTTAGGACCCGCATGCGCTTCGGATTGTTCGTCCCCCAGGGCTGGCGACTGGACCTCGTCGGCATCGATCCCGCCGACCAGTGGCAGGTGA
- a CDS encoding LLM class flavin-dependent oxidoreductase encodes MSDSSDHLHLNAFLMGVGHHEAAWRHPRTEARRILDIAHFQELARIAERGRLDSVFFADGLAVGPRVEHNTQAIFEPITLLSAMAVVTEHVGLIATASTGYNDPYNLARKFASLDHISKGRAGWNIVTSGGADEARNFGYDDTPDHAGRYERAAEFVDVTVALWDSWEDDAIELDVDSGRFADPSKVHAVDHHGERFDVRGPLNSPRSRQGRPVLVQAGSSESGKDFAARYAEAVFTAQRTLEEGRAFYRDLKSRVVEAGRDPRALKILPGIVPFIGATEDEARALEQEFTDLISPAYSLRQLSTMLGVDLTEHSLDAPLPPLPPIDRIEGNKSRYQLVKNLAEKENLTVRQLIGKLGGGRGHRTVAGTPEQIADEIQLWFGSEAADGFNVMPPYLPGGLEDFTTQVVPILQQRGLFRTEYTADTLRGHYGLERPASRFAATAERLVDTA; translated from the coding sequence ATGTCCGATTCCTCAGATCATCTGCATCTCAACGCCTTCCTGATGGGGGTGGGGCACCACGAAGCAGCGTGGCGCCATCCGCGTACCGAGGCGCGACGCATACTCGACATCGCGCACTTCCAGGAACTCGCGCGGATCGCCGAACGCGGCAGGCTCGATTCGGTGTTCTTCGCCGACGGACTCGCGGTGGGGCCGCGGGTGGAGCACAACACGCAGGCGATCTTCGAACCGATCACGCTCCTGTCGGCGATGGCGGTGGTGACGGAGCATGTCGGACTCATCGCGACCGCCTCGACCGGCTACAACGATCCCTACAACCTTGCGCGGAAGTTCGCCTCCCTCGACCACATCAGCAAGGGACGCGCCGGCTGGAACATCGTCACGTCCGGTGGGGCCGACGAGGCGCGGAACTTCGGCTACGACGACACCCCCGACCACGCGGGTCGCTACGAACGTGCCGCCGAGTTCGTCGATGTCACCGTGGCGCTGTGGGACAGCTGGGAGGACGACGCAATCGAACTCGACGTCGACTCCGGTCGTTTCGCCGATCCCTCGAAAGTCCACGCCGTCGACCACCACGGCGAGCGGTTCGATGTGCGTGGCCCACTCAATTCGCCTCGTTCGCGGCAGGGTCGACCCGTCCTGGTGCAAGCCGGATCATCCGAGAGCGGAAAAGATTTCGCCGCGCGGTACGCTGAGGCCGTCTTCACCGCGCAACGGACCCTGGAGGAGGGCCGGGCGTTCTACCGGGATCTGAAGAGCCGGGTGGTCGAGGCCGGCCGCGACCCGAGGGCACTGAAGATCCTGCCCGGAATCGTGCCGTTCATCGGCGCCACCGAGGACGAGGCCCGCGCGCTCGAGCAGGAGTTCACCGATCTCATCTCGCCCGCCTACTCGCTGCGGCAGCTGTCGACGATGCTCGGCGTCGACCTCACCGAACACTCGCTCGACGCACCTCTGCCTCCGCTACCGCCGATCGATCGTATCGAGGGCAACAAGAGCCGCTACCAGCTCGTGAAGAATCTTGCCGAGAAGGAGAACCTCACCGTCCGGCAGCTGATCGGCAAGCTCGGCGGCGGACGCGGCCACCGCACGGTCGCGGGTACGCCCGAGCAGATCGCCGACGAGATCCAGCTCTGGTTCGGCAGCGAGGCCGCCGACGGCTTCAACGTCATGCCGCCCTATCTGCCCGGTGGGCTCGAGGACTTCACCACGCAGGTGGTGCCGATCCTGCAGCAGCGAGGACTGTTCCGCACCGAGTACACCGCCGACACGCTGCGCGGTCATTACGGTCTCGAACGTCCGGCGAGCAGGTTCGCCGCGACAGCCGAGCGCCTCGTCGACACTGCATGA
- a CDS encoding ABC transporter permease, translating to MSSTSAVLTKPEFDDHAAPAVAPAGSPVHSAGRRTVALVWRFVKPAVAIVAFLALWEIAPRVGLVDQVFLPPFTTVVGAFLDLLGNGHLVDHLAASLSRALVGFFVAVAVAVPLGVAIGWYKPVADLLNPILEVFRNTAALALLPVFILILGIGETSKVALVIYACTFPILLNTISGVRTVDPLLVKSARSLGLPAHRLFQKVVLPAAVPTIFTGIRMAAASSILVLIAAEMVGAKAGLGYLITASQLNFRIPDMYAGIIAISLVGLVFNGILVSIERRLSRWRADQ from the coding sequence ATGTCCAGCACTAGTGCGGTTCTGACGAAGCCCGAGTTCGACGACCACGCCGCACCTGCCGTCGCCCCGGCCGGATCCCCGGTGCACAGTGCCGGGCGACGCACCGTGGCCCTGGTGTGGCGTTTCGTCAAACCCGCTGTGGCGATCGTCGCCTTCCTGGCCTTGTGGGAGATCGCTCCCCGGGTCGGGCTCGTCGACCAGGTGTTCCTGCCGCCGTTCACCACCGTGGTCGGTGCCTTCCTCGACCTGCTCGGCAACGGCCACCTCGTCGACCACCTCGCTGCGAGTCTCTCCCGTGCGCTCGTCGGATTCTTCGTCGCGGTCGCCGTGGCTGTGCCGCTCGGTGTGGCGATCGGGTGGTACAAGCCCGTCGCCGACCTGCTGAACCCGATCCTGGAGGTCTTCCGCAACACGGCCGCGCTCGCGCTGCTCCCGGTGTTCATCCTGATCCTCGGTATCGGGGAGACCTCGAAGGTCGCGCTGGTGATCTACGCGTGCACCTTCCCGATCCTCCTCAACACCATCTCCGGGGTGCGTACGGTGGATCCGTTGCTGGTGAAGTCCGCGCGCTCGCTCGGTCTTCCGGCGCACCGTCTGTTCCAGAAGGTCGTCCTGCCCGCAGCCGTGCCGACGATCTTCACCGGTATCCGGATGGCGGCGGCGTCCTCGATCCTGGTGCTCATCGCGGCCGAGATGGTCGGGGCGAAGGCCGGTCTCGGTTACCTGATCACCGCGTCGCAGTTGAACTTCCGGATCCCCGACATGTACGCGGGCATCATTGCGATCTCTCTCGTCGGGCTCGTCTTCAACGGCATCCTCGTCTCGATCGAACGCCGCCTGTCGCGCTGGCGCGCCGACCAGTAG
- a CDS encoding ABC transporter ATP-binding protein, with translation MSQPKLRIDHVTKQFPIRGTNDTFTALDDISIDLADGEFLVLVGPSGCGKSTLLDLLGGLSTPTSGRILLDGRPVTGPGLDRGIVFQQYALLPWRTARHNIEFGLEAKGLPKRERRELAGHYLDLVGLHGFGDRYPHELSGGMKQRVAIARSLAFDPEVLLMDEPFAALDAQTRESLQDELLRIRHETGKTILFITHGIDEAVYLGQRVAILTSRPGRIKTIVDVDIDRNVDDVRSSEAFRTLRHDIWSLLHSEVARAHDLELATATEEAQHVQH, from the coding sequence GTGAGCCAGCCCAAACTCCGGATCGACCACGTCACCAAGCAGTTCCCGATACGCGGCACGAACGACACCTTCACCGCGCTCGACGACATCAGCATCGACCTCGCCGACGGGGAGTTCCTCGTACTGGTCGGCCCGAGCGGTTGCGGAAAGTCCACCCTGCTCGACCTTCTCGGTGGCCTCAGCACACCGACCTCGGGTCGGATCCTGCTCGACGGCCGGCCCGTCACCGGTCCCGGCCTGGATCGCGGAATCGTCTTCCAGCAGTACGCACTGCTCCCGTGGCGCACGGCCCGTCACAACATCGAGTTCGGTCTGGAGGCCAAAGGGCTGCCCAAGCGGGAGCGGCGCGAGCTCGCCGGGCACTACCTCGATCTCGTGGGACTGCACGGATTCGGCGACCGCTACCCACACGAATTGTCGGGAGGCATGAAGCAACGCGTCGCCATCGCGCGCAGTCTCGCCTTCGACCCCGAAGTCCTGCTCATGGACGAGCCGTTCGCGGCACTCGACGCCCAGACGCGCGAATCCCTCCAGGACGAACTGCTCCGCATCCGGCACGAGACCGGCAAGACCATCTTGTTCATCACCCACGGCATCGACGAAGCCGTCTATCTCGGGCAGCGTGTCGCGATCCTCACGTCCCGACCGGGGCGGATCAAGACGATCGTCGACGTCGACATCGACCGGAACGTCGACGACGTCCGCTCGAGCGAGGCATTCCGGACGCTGCGGCACGACATCTGGTCGTTGCTGCACTCGGAGGTGGCTCGCGCGCACGACCTCGAACTCGCCACAGCAACGGAAGAGGCCCAGCATGTCCAGCACTAG
- a CDS encoding ABC transporter substrate-binding protein yields the protein MPAPTLRRSILRVVAAAAAFLTLISVATACSGSEATTTADGRTVLRYEGSAGQVGFPELAEAFGYFENVELEWIGDNGNGPQSLQNTATNQIDFGGAFNGAVIKAQAGNSPLTSVLAYYGSDKQTFHGYFVLQDSPIRTARDLIGKKVGMNTLGAHHEFLVREWLAQQGLNAEEIAQVELIVVPPVNTEQALREGQIDVGTLGSVFRETAVERGGIRPLFTDESLFGSFSYGTLVFRDDFIERNRDAVADLVQGTARAIRWTQVTPRDEVIAKFEEIIDGRGRNESTSLIEYWRSPGVAGPGGVIADQEIRTWIDWLTRNGELDEGQIELDDVYTNEFNPYANGTYEPTSGPNGETLEEAK from the coding sequence ATGCCCGCACCCACCCTGCGCAGAAGTATTCTGCGTGTCGTCGCTGCCGCCGCAGCCTTTCTCACCCTCATCTCGGTCGCCACCGCGTGCTCGGGCTCCGAGGCCACCACCACTGCGGACGGCAGGACCGTTCTCCGTTACGAAGGTTCGGCCGGACAGGTCGGATTCCCCGAACTCGCCGAAGCATTCGGATATTTCGAGAACGTCGAGCTGGAGTGGATCGGTGACAACGGCAACGGTCCGCAGTCGCTCCAGAACACCGCCACGAACCAGATCGACTTCGGTGGCGCGTTCAACGGCGCTGTGATCAAGGCGCAGGCCGGCAACTCGCCGTTGACCTCCGTGCTCGCCTACTACGGGTCCGACAAGCAGACCTTCCACGGCTACTTCGTCCTCCAGGACAGCCCGATCCGCACCGCGCGTGATCTGATCGGCAAGAAGGTCGGCATGAACACCCTCGGCGCCCACCACGAATTCCTCGTCCGGGAGTGGCTCGCCCAGCAGGGCCTGAACGCGGAGGAGATCGCGCAGGTCGAGCTGATCGTGGTGCCGCCCGTCAACACGGAACAGGCTCTGCGCGAGGGACAGATCGACGTCGGAACGCTCGGCAGCGTGTTCCGCGAGACCGCAGTGGAACGAGGCGGCATCCGGCCGCTGTTCACCGACGAATCCCTCTTCGGATCGTTCTCCTACGGAACACTCGTGTTCCGTGACGACTTCATCGAGCGGAACCGCGACGCCGTCGCGGACCTCGTGCAGGGCACGGCTCGCGCCATCCGCTGGACCCAGGTGACGCCGCGCGACGAGGTGATCGCGAAGTTCGAGGAGATCATCGACGGTCGCGGACGCAACGAGTCGACGAGCCTCATCGAGTACTGGCGCAGCCCCGGCGTGGCCGGACCCGGCGGAGTGATCGCCGACCAGGAGATCCGGACCTGGATCGATTGGCTCACGCGCAACGGCGAACTCGACGAAGGACAGATCGAGCTCGACGACGTCTACACGAACGAATTCAATCCCTACGCCAACGGCACCTACGAACCCACCAGCGGTCCGAACGGTGAAACTCTCGAGGAGGCGAAGTGA
- a CDS encoding MFS transporter, giving the protein MSPRATPRPPVLGLRANAAQFTLLVAVNALVGGMVGQQQTVLPLLAENEFGLSGYTFIFTYVAAFGITKAAANYFAGTFSDRYGRKPVLLVGWLFALPVPLMLILATDWWWVVAANVLLGINQGLTWSTTVVMKIDLVGPARRGLAMGLNEAAGYGAVAVTSLFAGYLAEHFGLRPAPFLLGLAYTALALVLSVFFVKETRDHALLDAGQHVARADGIHDHLHADLTDREVVVQTSLREPALSSASQAGLVNNLNFGLSWGLFPLLFATADLTVAQIGLLFALYPGVWGAGQLVTGALSDRIGRKHLITAGMATQAAALAVIALSDAFAGWATGTVLLGAGTAMVYPTLLAVIGDVAHPVWRGRAVGVYRVWRDLGYAVGAVLGGIVADLMGLHAAVGVAAVVSATSALIVAVRMYETHHLLPADR; this is encoded by the coding sequence GTGAGCCCCAGGGCCACGCCCCGGCCTCCGGTGCTGGGTCTGCGGGCCAACGCCGCCCAGTTCACCTTGCTGGTGGCGGTCAACGCCCTGGTGGGAGGCATGGTCGGTCAGCAACAGACCGTTCTCCCGCTGCTTGCCGAGAACGAATTCGGGCTGAGCGGTTACACATTCATCTTCACCTACGTGGCAGCCTTCGGGATCACCAAGGCTGCCGCAAACTACTTCGCCGGGACCTTCTCCGACCGCTACGGGCGCAAACCGGTGCTGCTGGTGGGGTGGTTGTTCGCCCTGCCGGTACCCCTCATGCTGATTCTCGCCACCGACTGGTGGTGGGTGGTAGCCGCGAACGTGCTGTTGGGTATCAACCAGGGACTCACCTGGTCGACGACCGTGGTGATGAAGATCGATCTCGTCGGTCCGGCCCGGCGCGGTCTGGCCATGGGACTCAACGAAGCTGCCGGTTACGGCGCTGTCGCCGTGACATCGCTGTTCGCGGGCTATCTGGCCGAACATTTCGGTCTGCGCCCGGCACCTTTCCTGCTGGGGCTGGCGTACACCGCCCTGGCGTTGGTGTTGTCGGTTTTCTTCGTGAAGGAAACCCGAGATCACGCGCTGCTCGACGCCGGGCAACACGTGGCCCGCGCCGACGGGATCCACGATCACCTTCACGCCGACCTGACCGACCGGGAGGTCGTGGTCCAGACCAGTCTGCGGGAGCCCGCTCTCTCGTCGGCGAGCCAGGCGGGACTGGTCAACAACCTCAACTTCGGTCTCTCGTGGGGGTTGTTCCCTCTGCTGTTCGCCACCGCGGATCTCACGGTTGCTCAGATCGGCCTGCTGTTCGCCCTCTATCCGGGTGTGTGGGGAGCGGGACAATTGGTCACCGGAGCCCTTTCGGACCGGATCGGCCGTAAGCACCTGATCACCGCAGGAATGGCCACGCAGGCGGCCGCCCTGGCAGTCATCGCGCTGAGTGATGCGTTCGCGGGCTGGGCGACCGGCACCGTACTGCTGGGCGCGGGTACCGCGATGGTCTATCCCACCCTGCTGGCAGTGATCGGCGACGTCGCCCATCCGGTCTGGCGAGGCCGGGCCGTCGGCGTCTATCGCGTCTGGCGCGATCTGGGCTACGCGGTCGGGGCAGTCCTCGGCGGGATCGTCGCCGACCTGATGGGTCTGCACGCTGCTGTCGGAGTCGCTGCGGTCGTCAGCGCAACCTCCGCGCTGATCGTGGCGGTGCGCATGTACGAAACCCACCACCTGCTCCCGGCCGATCGGTAG